A stretch of the Spirochaeta lutea genome encodes the following:
- a CDS encoding tetratricopeptide repeat protein — protein MKVSVALAQDYFHRRDFPAAEAVIEDLLHEDPGNVEALTLLGSCFLREQRIFDARQTLEQCITLEPEHFTAHLELARVYGLLSDHRMAELHYLIALSMDAASLEAMLGLACLHAHRGNHHESALWFELAWALYPNDGIGLDLAEEYEQCWFYSRSHRMLQTLKQRSGLRRQIGASHQVFGRPSGEADKSTTDLEAIIDYRSQRMRQSFRLHHGFSFDSAMAMVHVLRVFMNLDPERILAVGRECEVLALSGSEGFHESVTLHSLESTVPREHLTCYWYAAYQLVEPKRPVQIDLRGPFGYALEYLENEA, from the coding sequence GTGAAGGTTTCAGTTGCACTGGCTCAGGATTATTTTCATCGGCGTGATTTTCCTGCGGCTGAGGCCGTAATAGAGGATTTGCTCCACGAAGATCCCGGTAATGTGGAAGCCTTGACCCTGTTGGGTTCCTGTTTTCTTCGGGAACAGCGTATTTTCGACGCACGACAAACCCTGGAACAGTGCATTACCCTAGAGCCTGAGCATTTTACCGCCCATCTTGAGCTTGCCAGGGTCTACGGTCTGCTCTCGGATCACCGAATGGCTGAACTTCATTACCTGATTGCCCTGAGTATGGATGCCGCGAGCTTAGAGGCCATGCTCGGACTCGCCTGCCTTCACGCCCACCGTGGAAACCACCATGAGTCGGCCCTATGGTTCGAACTCGCCTGGGCCCTGTATCCCAATGATGGAATCGGCCTTGACCTTGCAGAGGAATATGAACAGTGCTGGTTCTATTCCAGGTCACACCGGATGCTTCAAACCCTAAAACAGCGAAGCGGGTTACGTCGGCAGATCGGTGCTTCCCACCAGGTGTTCGGACGCCCCTCCGGGGAAGCCGATAAATCTACCACGGACCTGGAGGCCATTATCGATTACCGGTCTCAGCGTATGCGTCAGTCCTTCCGCCTGCATCACGGCTTTTCCTTTGACTCAGCCATGGCCATGGTGCATGTACTGCGGGTATTTATGAACCTTGATCCGGAACGTATTCTTGCGGTCGGGCGGGAGTGTGAGGTGCTGGCCTTGTCCGGATCGGAGGGGTTTCATGAATCGGTGACCCTCCATAGCCTGGAAAGTACTGTTCCCCGGGAGCATCTTACCTGTTACTGGTACGCTGCCTACCAGCTGGTTGAGCCTAAACGACCGGTTCAAATCGACCTCCGCGGTCCCTTCGGCTATGCTCTTGAATACCTTGAGAACGAGGCATAG
- the pyk gene encoding pyruvate kinase — protein MQKQTKILATISDLKCDPDFIRTLYNEGMTAVRLNTAHQTAEDTLRVVDNVRKVSNKIPLVLDTKGPEVRTMKKKDEDIFVQTGDIIKVKGDPNGLSTKEVIYLSYEGFVRDVPVGKTLLIDDGDVGLTVIEKDDEYLICRVENDGEIGSKKSVNTPGVHISLPAISQKDYDYIKFAIQHEIDFIAHSFVRNKEDVLAIQKILDESNSECQIIAKIENQEGVDNIDEILDHVYGVMVARGDLGIEIPAEKIPAIQKMIIRKCREKCKPVITATQMLHTMIKKPRPTRAEVSDIANAVYDGTDCLMLSGETAYGDYPVEAVKTMARVARYTEEQTPAMVDLTVHPSSKAIPAFLAEAAVSAENRLPLKGIVIDTSTGRTARYLSAFRGNIPIFVECYNEQVMRRLALTYGVHANLMTVDASGHDDFVARSLNHLVKEEQLNAEDTVLILAGNFGPSTGASFIEISTIENLLNG, from the coding sequence GTGCAAAAGCAAACAAAGATATTGGCTACCATATCTGACCTGAAGTGTGACCCCGATTTTATCCGCACCCTCTACAACGAGGGTATGACAGCAGTCAGGCTCAATACGGCCCACCAGACCGCCGAAGATACCCTTCGGGTAGTAGATAACGTACGAAAGGTTTCCAACAAGATTCCCTTGGTCCTGGACACCAAAGGCCCGGAAGTACGTACCATGAAGAAGAAGGACGAGGATATCTTCGTGCAAACCGGCGATATCATCAAGGTAAAGGGTGATCCCAACGGCCTATCTACAAAAGAGGTAATCTACCTCAGCTACGAAGGCTTCGTCCGGGATGTGCCGGTTGGAAAAACCCTGCTCATCGACGATGGCGATGTGGGACTTACGGTGATCGAGAAAGACGATGAGTACCTCATCTGCCGGGTGGAAAACGACGGCGAGATCGGTTCTAAAAAATCGGTTAACACTCCCGGAGTCCACATCAGCCTTCCTGCTATCAGTCAGAAGGATTACGATTACATTAAATTCGCTATTCAGCACGAGATCGATTTCATCGCCCACTCCTTTGTCCGGAATAAAGAGGACGTTCTGGCCATTCAAAAGATCTTGGATGAGTCAAATTCGGAGTGCCAGATTATTGCAAAGATCGAGAACCAGGAAGGTGTCGATAATATTGATGAGATTCTGGATCATGTGTACGGGGTTATGGTTGCCCGGGGCGACCTGGGCATTGAAATCCCCGCAGAAAAGATTCCTGCAATCCAAAAGATGATCATCCGCAAATGCCGGGAAAAATGCAAACCGGTTATTACCGCCACCCAAATGCTCCACACCATGATCAAGAAACCCCGGCCCACCCGTGCTGAGGTAAGCGACATCGCTAATGCGGTATACGACGGAACGGACTGTCTCATGTTGTCCGGGGAAACCGCCTACGGTGATTATCCGGTAGAGGCGGTAAAAACCATGGCCCGGGTCGCCCGCTACACCGAGGAACAAACCCCTGCCATGGTTGACCTGACGGTACACCCCTCCAGCAAAGCCATTCCCGCCTTTCTGGCCGAAGCTGCGGTCAGCGCTGAGAACCGTCTTCCCCTTAAAGGGATCGTAATCGACACCTCCACTGGCCGGACCGCCCGCTACCTCTCCGCCTTCCGGGGAAACATCCCTATTTTTGTGGAATGCTACAACGAACAGGTAATGCGGCGCCTGGCCCTGACCTATGGCGTTCATGCTAATCTCATGACCGTTGACGCCAGCGGTCACGATGACTTTGTTGCCCGGTCCCTGAATCACCTGGTGAAGGAGGAACAGCTGAACGCCGAAGACACCGTTCTGATTTTGGCTGGAAACTTCGGTCCCTCCACCGGCGCCTCATTCATCGAGATTTCCACCATTGAGAATCTGCTGAACGGCTGA
- a CDS encoding helix-turn-helix transcriptional regulator — protein sequence MGTKTMILGFCHAGGIFLGKNIDAKIHKHQYISVILALEGEFSITPRNSNQKNYEAVYIPGRTEFRIQTTTRDYTVFIHIDPYSVIGLRLQAAHQGFAPLDRTTLAQTVAHIRSWQNSQHKDQAAVQGILLSLLNQSGKGTFAHPELDPRIRKAMDIVARAGSPPLSLAKIAEYVHISPSRFSHLFKEEVGCTYREYARHIKLRDSIASMHGNRSLTEASFSGGFADQPHFSKVFKHCFGINPSHTRE from the coding sequence ATGGGTACTAAAACCATGATTCTGGGATTCTGTCATGCTGGAGGAATTTTCCTCGGGAAAAACATTGATGCGAAGATTCACAAGCACCAGTATATTAGTGTTATCTTGGCCCTAGAAGGTGAATTTTCCATAACCCCGCGAAACAGTAACCAGAAGAACTACGAGGCGGTGTATATACCTGGGAGAACCGAGTTCAGGATCCAAACCACAACCCGAGACTATACGGTCTTCATTCATATCGATCCCTATTCGGTTATCGGGTTGAGACTGCAGGCTGCTCATCAAGGTTTTGCTCCGTTGGATAGAACAACTCTCGCTCAAACCGTCGCACACATTCGGAGTTGGCAGAATTCCCAGCACAAGGACCAGGCAGCGGTTCAGGGAATTCTGCTCAGTCTTCTGAATCAATCCGGAAAAGGAACTTTTGCTCACCCCGAGTTAGATCCACGAATACGCAAAGCTATGGATATTGTCGCCCGAGCAGGCTCGCCGCCTCTCTCCTTGGCGAAAATTGCCGAATACGTCCATATCTCACCAAGCCGGTTCTCTCATCTCTTCAAGGAGGAGGTTGGCTGTACATACCGGGAATATGCTCGCCATATTAAACTGCGAGACTCCATTGCCTCCATGCATGGGAATAGATCTCTGACCGAGGCCTCATTCTCCGGCGGATTCGCCGATCAACCCCATTTCAGCAAGGTGTTTAAGCACTGTTTCGGAATAAATCCCTCCCACACTAGAGAATAG
- a CDS encoding LON peptidase substrate-binding domain-containing protein yields the protein MKRQTRLPLFPLGLVLLPTMKLPLHIFEERYRELVNTCIRENREFGIVYYNGSTLRKSGSSASIEQIIQTYDDGRIDILTQGRKRFHIDRLFEDKPYIEAEVTYYQDEPDLYNRPLDELVTEALDRIKKITELSGKSFSPEDFIGIPAKDLSFLLSATDVLSIEEKQENLESVSVRCRFERIITAAERHIERIESTQRIQKMLGEDDDISHMFN from the coding sequence ATGAAACGTCAAACCCGCTTACCCCTGTTCCCCCTGGGACTGGTTCTGCTGCCGACCATGAAACTTCCCCTGCACATCTTTGAGGAACGCTACCGTGAACTGGTAAACACCTGTATCCGGGAAAACCGCGAGTTCGGTATCGTGTATTACAACGGATCCACCCTGCGGAAATCCGGTTCCAGTGCCTCTATAGAACAAATAATACAAACCTATGATGATGGCCGCATTGATATACTGACCCAGGGAAGAAAGCGATTTCATATCGATCGGCTCTTCGAGGATAAACCATATATAGAAGCCGAGGTAACCTACTATCAAGATGAACCGGACCTGTATAACCGCCCCCTGGACGAACTGGTAACCGAGGCATTGGACCGCATTAAAAAGATTACCGAGCTATCCGGCAAGAGCTTCAGCCCCGAAGATTTTATCGGTATTCCTGCCAAGGACCTCAGTTTCCTGCTCTCTGCCACGGATGTACTGAGTATTGAGGAAAAACAGGAGAACCTTGAATCGGTATCGGTACGCTGCCGTTTTGAACGTATTATAACCGCTGCCGAACGTCACATCGAACGGATAGAGAGCACCCAGCGGATTCAAAAGATGCTGGGGGAGGATGATGATATTTCCCACATGTTCAACTAA
- the dgcA gene encoding diguanylate cyclase DgcA, whose translation MLGRSKIKRLQKEMEELTNSYEKQIFDLKQLIEISKSLNSTLDFNALIQSILYICMGQLKVLKAGIFVRKDIARQHLVLHRNQVGFDIDHSISYMVPEDHPLLHYFQDHFECHTLPELEAAVPEIRSLEALTQLEPCLIIPLRAKNIVNGILVLGDPITETLFSPEERDYALNISILAGIAVHNAFLYEVTTTDMMTRLRLRHYFLDVLSTSMADARRKKHTLSLVMIDIDNFKRLNDTHGHIYGDQVIKRVAELMLDNIRQTDLAARYGGEEFVLVLHDADTDTASAIAERIRIAIEESEVEYEGTILSVTVSMGIAQFNARLDTSPRAFIDRADKALYQAKEGGKNQIRVAAPPVTSV comes from the coding sequence ATGCTAGGACGAAGCAAAATTAAACGGCTTCAGAAAGAAATGGAAGAACTCACCAATTCGTATGAGAAGCAGATTTTTGATCTTAAGCAGCTCATAGAGATTTCTAAGAGCCTGAACTCTACTCTGGATTTCAACGCCTTGATTCAATCGATTCTCTACATCTGTATGGGACAGTTAAAGGTACTGAAAGCGGGCATCTTTGTCCGCAAGGACATCGCCCGGCAACACCTGGTGCTGCACCGCAACCAGGTAGGGTTCGACATTGACCACTCCATTTCCTACATGGTGCCCGAAGACCACCCCCTGCTCCACTATTTCCAGGATCATTTTGAGTGTCATACCCTGCCGGAGCTTGAGGCTGCGGTGCCGGAAATACGATCCCTAGAGGCTCTTACCCAGCTGGAACCCTGTCTGATCATTCCCCTGCGTGCCAAGAACATCGTAAACGGTATACTGGTTCTGGGAGATCCCATTACCGAGACCCTTTTTTCCCCGGAGGAACGGGATTACGCCCTGAATATTTCCATCCTGGCTGGGATTGCGGTTCACAACGCATTTCTGTACGAGGTAACCACCACCGACATGATGACCCGGCTCCGGTTGCGACACTACTTCCTGGATGTCCTCAGCACCAGCATGGCCGACGCTCGACGGAAGAAGCATACCCTCAGTCTGGTGATGATTGACATCGATAATTTTAAGCGACTGAACGACACCCACGGCCACATCTACGGCGACCAGGTGATTAAACGGGTCGCGGAGTTGATGCTGGACAATATCCGGCAGACCGATTTAGCAGCCCGCTACGGCGGGGAAGAGTTTGTTCTGGTTCTCCACGACGCCGACACCGACACCGCATCGGCGATTGCCGAGCGGATTAGGATTGCCATAGAGGAATCAGAGGTGGAATACGAGGGTACGATTCTCAGCGTTACCGTGAGTATGGGAATTGCCCAGTTCAACGCCCGGCTGGATACCTCGCCCCGGGCCTTTATCGACCGGGCGGATAAGGCACTGTACCAGGCGAAGGAGGGAGGCAAGAATCAGATACGGGTTGCAGCCCCTCCGGTAACCTCGGTGTAA
- the nadA gene encoding quinolinate synthase NadA yields MIIQNDLKDLRAQLERSMMPHEIDMAMELIAKIRDLKKQMNVVVLGHNYMTPDVFYGVSDFIGDSLGLARKAAETEADIILFNGVHFMAETAKVLNPHKTVLIADPDAGCSLAESITAEDVRGLKAQYPGAPVVTYVNCTAAVKAETDICCTSANALKVVESLDSDEIIFLPDAYLAKNVAQKTNKKIISWERGKCMVHEQFTPRDIQAARRQYGDLLVVSHPECDTPVTAESDFAGSTSQMEDVIRDSSRKNVMLITECSMADNLRAVFPEKNFVSTCQTCPHMKKITLPKVYEALLNMQYEVTVPDDIIARARKAVERMIAIG; encoded by the coding sequence ATGATTATTCAGAATGATTTAAAGGATTTGCGCGCCCAGTTGGAGCGGTCCATGATGCCCCACGAGATTGACATGGCTATGGAGCTCATCGCCAAGATCCGGGACCTGAAGAAGCAGATGAATGTGGTGGTCTTGGGGCATAACTATATGACACCGGATGTGTTCTACGGGGTGTCCGATTTTATCGGGGACAGCCTGGGACTTGCCCGGAAGGCCGCGGAAACCGAAGCCGATATAATTCTTTTTAACGGGGTTCATTTTATGGCCGAAACAGCCAAGGTTCTGAATCCCCACAAGACCGTACTGATCGCCGATCCCGATGCAGGGTGCAGCCTGGCGGAGAGTATCACCGCCGAGGATGTCCGGGGGTTGAAGGCACAGTATCCCGGAGCGCCGGTGGTGACCTATGTGAACTGTACCGCCGCGGTGAAGGCCGAGACGGACATTTGCTGCACCAGCGCCAACGCCCTGAAGGTGGTGGAGAGCCTGGATAGTGATGAGATAATCTTTCTGCCCGACGCCTACCTGGCTAAAAATGTTGCCCAAAAGACCAATAAAAAGATTATTTCCTGGGAACGGGGTAAGTGCATGGTCCACGAACAGTTTACCCCCCGGGATATCCAAGCTGCCAGACGGCAGTACGGAGATCTGTTGGTGGTAAGCCATCCCGAGTGCGATACCCCGGTAACGGCGGAGAGCGATTTTGCCGGTTCTACCAGCCAGATGGAGGATGTGATCCGGGATAGCTCTCGAAAAAATGTTATGCTGATTACTGAGTGCAGTATGGCTGATAATCTACGGGCGGTATTCCCCGAAAAGAACTTTGTTTCCACCTGCCAGACCTGCCCGCATATGAAGAAGATCACCCTGCCCAAGGTGTATGAGGCCCTGTTGAATATGCAATATGAGGTGACTGTGCCGGATGATATTATCGCCCGGGCCCGGAAGGCCGTGGAACGGATGATTGCCATAGGATAG
- a CDS encoding YaaA family protein, whose protein sequence is MPSPIIILSPSKTLRSPVQASHLTSRPDSPWATLQGKPPFFQGDSHALRTSLASLSPGALMEYFHISQSLAETVRANLAQEQPLPAWTLYAGEAFKTLDLPTLSPGAARLASQNLGILSALYGYLGPTDRILPYRLDLTLPPPPGSSLEKQSQSLRSFWQPRITQHLNDLVVQTRSPLVISLASQEFHSLINPQGLSVPLLQIDFLQAGGRKISARAKQARGLFARWYLQQAGDSGTEPAIPQTTHTPTRPGGTRDARIAPCLSETRDAPIAPVPQGLPEILDLILAFRETGYQPLEVRSLPGQQTHPTHQPEQSCPSSLACTSGNQNRPGTTGQDSSRTGGPRPRSRVADNSIPAGPRTDALSRLKAELLQGLQPGREGSLVFIQEEV, encoded by the coding sequence ATGCCCAGCCCCATTATCATCCTCTCACCCAGTAAAACCCTCCGGAGCCCGGTCCAGGCTTCACACCTAACCTCTCGGCCCGATAGTCCCTGGGCAACTCTCCAGGGCAAGCCCCCGTTTTTTCAGGGTGATTCCCATGCCCTCCGCACCTCCCTTGCCTCGCTTTCCCCCGGCGCCCTAATGGAGTACTTCCATATTTCCCAAAGCCTGGCGGAAACGGTCAGGGCCAACCTTGCCCAAGAGCAACCCCTTCCCGCCTGGACCCTCTACGCCGGAGAAGCCTTTAAAACCCTGGATTTGCCGACCCTCTCCCCCGGGGCTGCCCGTCTCGCGAGTCAGAACCTGGGGATCCTCTCAGCCCTCTACGGATACCTCGGTCCCACGGATAGGATTCTACCCTACCGGTTAGACCTGACCCTTCCTCCTCCCCCGGGAAGTTCCCTGGAGAAGCAATCCCAGAGCCTGCGCAGCTTCTGGCAGCCCCGGATTACCCAACACCTTAACGATCTGGTAGTGCAGACCCGAAGCCCCCTGGTTATCTCCCTGGCGAGCCAGGAGTTCCACTCCCTGATAAATCCCCAGGGGCTGTCTGTTCCTCTATTACAGATTGATTTTCTTCAGGCCGGAGGCAGAAAGATAAGCGCCCGGGCAAAACAGGCCCGGGGTCTCTTCGCCCGGTGGTATTTGCAGCAGGCAGGCGATTCCGGCACCGAACCGGCCATTCCCCAAACCACGCATACCCCCACCCGGCCCGGCGGGACCCGGGATGCTCGTATTGCGCCATGTCTATCAGAGACCCGGGATGCTCCTATTGCGCCAGTACCCCAAGGGCTGCCGGAGATCCTCGACCTTATCCTCGCCTTCCGGGAGACCGGCTACCAGCCTCTTGAAGTCCGAAGCCTCCCGGGGCAGCAGACTCATCCAACCCATCAACCCGAACAGAGCTGCCCAAGCTCACTGGCCTGTACCTCCGGCAACCAAAACCGGCCTGGAACCACTGGCCAGGATAGCTCCCGGACAGGGGGGCCTCGGCCTCGAAGCAGGGTAGCAGACAATTCTATCCCCGCCGGCCCCCGGACAGATGCCCTAAGCCGCCTCAAAGCCGAGCTTCTACAGGGGCTTCAGCCGGGAAGGGAGGGTTCTCTCGTGTTTATTCAGGAAGAAGTATAA
- the lipA gene encoding lipoyl synthase: MEVTRKPDWLKVQLNTTGSYKEVKKLMKEERLHTVCEEARCPNIHECWGTHKTATFMILGDTCTRRCRFCAVKTGLPSGVDLGEPKRVAQSVAQMGLKHVVITMVNRDDLKDGGALMMANTVRAIRHQAPECSVEVLSSDLMGRRESIQILLESKPEITSHNIETVRRLTPSVRSRSDYDRSLEFLRLAKDLDPQGTTKSSMMLGLGETREEILESMDDLLAVGVSMLNLGQYLQPSRNHLPVQRYWTPEEFTELKERALEKGFAACEAAPLVRSSYHAGQQYETYRRSIHPLYQEQAENA; encoded by the coding sequence GTTCAGCTAAACACCACGGGAAGCTATAAAGAAGTAAAAAAACTAATGAAGGAAGAGCGGCTTCACACCGTTTGTGAGGAGGCCCGGTGCCCGAACATCCATGAATGCTGGGGCACCCATAAAACCGCGACCTTCATGATACTCGGGGATACCTGTACCCGGCGCTGCCGCTTTTGCGCCGTAAAAACCGGACTTCCCTCGGGGGTCGACCTGGGCGAACCGAAGCGGGTTGCCCAATCGGTGGCTCAGATGGGCCTGAAACACGTGGTTATTACCATGGTTAACCGGGATGATCTCAAAGACGGGGGTGCCCTCATGATGGCCAACACCGTCCGTGCCATCCGCCACCAGGCGCCGGAGTGTTCGGTGGAGGTCCTGTCCTCGGATCTCATGGGCCGACGGGAAAGCATTCAAATCCTCCTGGAAAGCAAACCCGAGATAACTAGCCATAACATCGAAACCGTCCGCCGCCTGACCCCCTCGGTACGGTCCCGGTCCGACTACGACCGTTCACTGGAGTTCCTTCGTCTCGCAAAGGACCTGGACCCCCAGGGCACCACCAAATCCAGTATGATGCTCGGCTTGGGTGAAACCCGGGAGGAGATTCTGGAATCCATGGACGATCTGCTGGCCGTCGGCGTTTCCATGCTCAACCTCGGCCAGTATCTCCAACCCAGCCGGAACCACCTGCCGGTCCAGCGCTACTGGACCCCCGAGGAATTCACCGAGCTCAAGGAACGCGCCCTTGAAAAGGGGTTTGCTGCCTGCGAAGCAGCTCCCCTGGTTCGTTCGAGCTACCACGCTGGGCAGCAGTACGAAACCTACCGCCGCAGCATTCATCCCCTCTACCAGGAACAAGCCGAAAACGCATAA